One part of the Amphiprion ocellaris isolate individual 3 ecotype Okinawa chromosome 24, ASM2253959v1, whole genome shotgun sequence genome encodes these proteins:
- the mid1ip1b gene encoding mid1-interacting protein 1-B, producing MMQICDSSNQKNSLFTAMTRFIGAVNNMDQTVMVPSLLRDVPLDDGAEPKPGSSFFHQDMYSSYVLLKSIRNHMEWGVLQGDQRRWDKDDVTEEDDLEKQFHFHLNGLHSILSKLTLTTDMLTNRYKEEVGCRK from the coding sequence ATGATGCAGATCTGCGACTCCTCCAACCAGAAGAACTCGCTCTTCACAGCCATGACCCGCTTCATCGGCGCCGTCAACAACATGGACCAGACGGTGATGGTACCCAGCCTGCTGCGGGACGTCCCATTGGACGACGGCGCTGAGCCCAAGCCGGGTTCCTCCTTCTTCCATCAAGACATGTACAGCTCCTACGTCCTGCTTAAGTCCATCAGGAACCACATGGAGTGGGGCGTCCTCCAGGGAGACCAACGGCGGTGGGACAAAGACGATGTGACGGAAGAAGATGACCTGGAGAAACAGTTTCACTTCCACCTGAATGGACTCCACAGCATCCTGTCCAAGCTGACGCTGACCACCGACATGCTGACCAACCGCTACAAGGAGGAGGTCGGCTGCAGGAAGTGA
- the si:ch211-207l14.1 gene encoding histone H3.v1, producing the protein MDPDKEEVDVFFDPIPLLPEEEEEEREEEEEEEDEEEEEDEEEDAKIFNAWMQRYRGGEPQKKSTEEEEEEEEKSEGGRPENRRSLEPPVRMKNDRRASLPCPSTLSAMQLSRLHSSTRAPLTAKVLLHRSSSRRLLPSPQEATAPTAERRPSLIPTIPEATPSVRRSQFRRRNVMSLSDAYSVCLICHNDLQQGSGGTRELQCTHTFHKECIEEWLWRKQSCPTCHVQVLVPQPVYWSSTRVKVP; encoded by the exons ATGGATCCAGACAAAGAAGAAGTTGACGTATTTTTTGACCCAATCCCTCTGCtaccagaggaggaggaggaggaaagggaggaagaggaggaagaagaggatgaggaggaagaggaggatgaggaggaagatgcAAAGATCTTCAACGCTTGGATGCAGCGGTACAGAGGTGGAGAACCTCAGAAGAAATCtactgaggaagaggaggaggaggaagagaagtcAGAGGGAGGAAGACCTGAGAACAGAAGAAGCTTAGAACCTCCAGTCCGGATGAAGAACGACCGCAGGGCGTCACTGCCATGTCCG TCGACGCTCTCTGCCATGCAGCTGTCTCGTCTGCACTCGTCCACTCGGGCTCCGTTAACGGCGAAGGTGTTGCTGCATCGTTCATCCTCCCGCCGCCTCCTTCCATCCCCACAGGAAGCCACCGCCCCCACCGCTGAGCGAAGACCCTCCCTCATACCCACAATCCCAGAGGCCACGCCCTCCGTGAGGCGGAGCCAGTTCAGGAGACGAAACGTCATGTCTCTG AGCGACGCCTACAGCGTTTGTCTGATCTGTCACAACGACTTACAGCAAGGCAGCGGCGGCACCAGAGAGCTGCAGTGTACACACACCTTCCACAAAGAG TGCATCGAGGAGTGGCTGTGGAGGAAACAGTCATGTCCAACGTGTCACGTCCAGGTGTTGGTCCCTCAGCCCGTCTACTGGAGCTCCACCCGGGTCAAGGTGCCCTGA
- the LOC111587276 gene encoding vesicle transport protein SFT2B-like — protein MDKLKRVLSGQDDGSADGSADGSGILERANQVSTLAWGTRMKGFLICFVLGALSSILGTCLLWIPGVGLAVFAVLYSVGNICALASTMFLIGPSRQLRTMCAKERALATAIMLVCLVLTLCAALWWKNYGLALLFCVLQFVAFTWYGLSYIPFARDAVLKLFSLCV, from the exons ATGGATAAACTAAAGAGGGTTCTGAGCGGGCAGGATGACGGGAGCGCGGACGGGAGCGCGGATGGGAGCGGCATCCTGGAG AGAGCCAATCAGGTGTCGACGCTGGCCTGGGGAACCAGAATGAAGGGTTTCCTGATCTGTTTCGTTTTGGGCGCTTTGAGTTCCATCCTG GGTACCTGTCTGCTGTGGATTCCAGGTGTTGGTCTTGCTGTGTTTGCTGTCCTCTACAGTGTGGGAAACATCTGCGCTCTGGCCAG CACCATGTTCCTGATTGGACCGAGCCGGCAGCTGAGGACCATGTGTGCTAAAGAGAGAGCACTAGCCACCGCCATCATGCTG GTGTGTCTGGTGTTGACGCTCTGCGCTGCTCTCTGG TGGAAGAATTATGGACTCGCTCTGCTCTTCTGTGTGCTGCAGTTTGTGGCCTTCACCTg GTACGGCCTGTCATACATCCCCTTCGCCAG agACGCCGTTCTGAAGttattctctctctgtgtgtag